In one window of Deltaproteobacteria bacterium DNA:
- the nuoF gene encoding NADH-quinone oxidoreductase subunit NuoF, with translation MSEKILLRHEQVPDLRRLEVYEADGGYSAVRKALTEMQPAQITEEVKDSGLRGRGGAGFPTGVKWGFLPKNAPKTYLLCNADESEPGTFKDRQIIEHNPHLLLEGIIISAYAIGCHTAYIFIRGEFARGAQRLEEALAEARARGYLGDNILGTGYALEVYVHRGAGAYICGEETGLIEALEGKRAYPRVKPPFPATYGIFGAPTIVNNVETLACVVPIINRGAKWFKAIGPEKSPGPKLFCVSGHVQRPGVYEAPMGTPLREVIYDFAGGISGGKRLKAVIPGGSSVPVLRADEIDVAMDFESVAKAGSLLGSCGVIVMDEDTCMVKALKVIAHFYAHESCGQCTPCREGTPWLYRLLTHLEDGGADPRDLELLLQVADNMMGNTVCVLADAAAMPVKSFIAKFRDEFEEHLRLGGCPQRLAARPHQAAAS, from the coding sequence ATGAGCGAGAAGATTCTCCTGCGCCACGAGCAGGTGCCCGATCTCCGGCGCCTCGAAGTCTACGAGGCCGACGGCGGTTACAGCGCCGTTCGCAAGGCCCTGACCGAGATGCAGCCGGCGCAGATCACCGAAGAAGTGAAGGACTCGGGCCTGCGCGGCCGCGGCGGCGCCGGCTTTCCCACCGGCGTGAAGTGGGGCTTTTTGCCGAAGAACGCGCCCAAGACCTACCTGCTGTGCAACGCCGACGAGAGCGAGCCGGGCACCTTCAAGGATCGCCAGATCATCGAGCACAACCCCCACCTGCTGCTCGAAGGCATCATCATCTCCGCCTACGCCATCGGCTGTCACACGGCGTATATCTTCATCCGCGGTGAGTTTGCCCGCGGCGCCCAGCGGCTGGAGGAGGCGCTGGCCGAAGCCCGCGCGCGCGGCTATCTCGGTGACAACATCTTGGGCACCGGCTACGCGCTCGAGGTCTACGTGCACCGCGGGGCGGGAGCGTACATCTGCGGCGAGGAGACCGGGCTGATCGAAGCGCTCGAAGGCAAGCGCGCCTACCCGCGGGTGAAGCCGCCGTTTCCGGCCACCTACGGCATCTTCGGTGCCCCCACTATCGTCAACAACGTCGAGACGCTGGCCTGTGTGGTGCCGATCATCAACCGCGGCGCCAAGTGGTTCAAAGCGATCGGACCGGAGAAGTCGCCGGGGCCCAAGCTGTTCTGCGTCAGCGGCCACGTCCAGCGCCCCGGCGTCTACGAGGCGCCGATGGGCACGCCGCTGCGCGAGGTGATCTACGACTTCGCCGGCGGCATCTCGGGCGGCAAGCGCCTCAAGGCGGTAATCCCCGGCGGCTCGTCGGTGCCGGTGCTGCGCGCCGACGAGATCGACGTGGCGATGGATTTCGAGTCGGTGGCCAAGGCCGGCTCGCTGCTGGGCTCCTGCGGCGTCATCGTCATGGACGAAGACACCTGCATGGTGAAGGCGCTCAAGGTGATCGCCCACTTCTACGCCCACGAGTCGTGCGGCCAATGTACCCCTTGCCGCGAAGGGACCCCTTGGCTCTACCGCCTGCTCACGCATCTCGAAGACGGCGGCGCCGACCCGCGCGACCTCGAGCTGCTGTTGCAAGTGGCCGACAACATGATGGGCAACACCGTCTGTGTGCTCGCCGACGCCGCCGCCATGCCGGTGAAGAGCTTCATCGCCAAGTTCCGCGACGAGTTCGAAGAGCACTTGCGCCTGGGCGGCTGCCCGCAACGGCTCGCCGCCCGCCCGCACCAAGCCGCGGCTTCGTAA
- a CDS encoding NADH-quinone oxidoreductase subunit B: MAKPTASIGQGPEALLADSVVLTTVDKALGWARKFSLFPYPFATACCAMEFMSISMAPYDIDRFGALLPRFTPRQSDLLMVIGTVTCRQAPILKRVYDQMAEPKWVMSFGACASTGGFYDNYSTLPGIDRIIPVDVYVPGCPPRPETVLDALMALQRKIQRQKQKLLAAVAEPS; this comes from the coding sequence ATGGCAAAGCCGACCGCGTCGATTGGGCAAGGGCCCGAGGCCCTGCTGGCTGATAGTGTGGTGCTCACCACGGTGGACAAAGCCCTGGGCTGGGCCCGCAAGTTTTCGCTCTTCCCGTACCCGTTTGCCACCGCCTGTTGCGCGATGGAGTTCATGTCGATCTCGATGGCGCCATACGATATCGACCGCTTCGGCGCCTTGCTGCCCCGCTTCACCCCGCGCCAGTCGGACCTGCTGATGGTCATCGGCACGGTCACTTGCCGGCAAGCGCCGATCCTCAAGCGCGTCTACGACCAGATGGCCGAGCCCAAGTGGGTTATGTCGTTCGGCGCCTGTGCCTCGACCGGCGGCTTCTACGACAACTACTCCACCCTGCCCGGGATCGACCGCATCATTCCGGTGGACGTCTACGTCCCCGGCTGTCCGCCGCGGCCCGAGACGGTGCTCGACGCGCTGATGGCGCTGCAGCGCAAGATCCAGCGTCAAAAACAGAAGCTGCTCGCCGCCGTGGCCGAGCCCAGCTGA
- the efp gene encoding elongation factor P, which translates to MLIPATHLRVGMVINYQNDLYRITNVVHVTPGNWRGMVQTKMRSIRTGTQTENRFRSEDKVDRITFEQHEMEFLYHDGDDYHFMNTENYEQIAMNAEDLGDVVNYLIPNSKIQVDFYEEKPVGVSLPKTVDLKVTETAPGLKTATVTNVLKPATTETGLVVQVPNFINEGDMIRVDTDTGEYLSRAK; encoded by the coding sequence ATGCTGATTCCAGCCACCCATCTTCGTGTCGGTATGGTCATCAACTACCAGAACGACCTCTACCGCATCACGAACGTCGTCCACGTAACCCCGGGCAATTGGCGCGGCATGGTGCAAACCAAGATGCGCAGTATCCGTACCGGCACGCAGACCGAAAACCGCTTCCGCTCGGAAGATAAGGTCGACCGCATCACCTTCGAGCAGCACGAGATGGAGTTCCTCTACCACGACGGCGACGACTACCACTTCATGAATACGGAGAACTACGAGCAGATCGCCATGAACGCCGAGGACCTCGGCGACGTGGTCAACTACCTCATCCCCAACTCGAAGATCCAGGTGGATTTCTACGAAGAGAAGCCCGTCGGCGTCTCGCTGCCCAAGACCGTCGATCTCAAGGTCACCGAGACCGCCCCCGGCCTCAAGACCGCCACGGTGACCAACGTACTCAAGCCCGCCACCACCGAGACCGGCCTGGTGGTGCAAGTCCCCAACTTCATCAATGAAGGCGACATGATTCGCGTCGATACCGACACCGGCGAGTACCTTTCGCGCGCGAAGTGA
- a CDS encoding cupin domain-containing protein: MEVFKHAGSLAAFAPAKLQKVNLFDSERMFCDVYGLEPGQEQKAHSHAGSDKVYYVIAGSGRLQIGAESREVGAGHAVFAPAGSSHAVHNPGPERLTLLVFMAPKPS; this comes from the coding sequence ATGGAAGTTTTCAAACACGCCGGCAGCCTGGCGGCGTTCGCGCCGGCCAAGCTGCAGAAGGTCAACCTCTTCGATAGCGAGCGCATGTTCTGCGATGTCTACGGCCTCGAGCCGGGGCAGGAGCAGAAGGCCCATAGCCATGCGGGCAGTGACAAGGTCTACTACGTCATCGCCGGCAGCGGGCGGTTGCAGATCGGGGCCGAGAGCCGGGAGGTCGGCGCGGGCCACGCGGTGTTTGCCCCCGCCGGCTCCAGCCACGCGGTGCACAACCCCGGGCCGGAGCGGCTGACCCTGCTGGTGTTCATGGCGCCCAAGCCCTCGTAG